In Halovivax gelatinilyticus, the following are encoded in one genomic region:
- a CDS encoding DUF7261 family protein produces the protein MVIANAPGDERTERGQLVLIGAITIAFILLGVVVIFNGVQYTETVNTGDAGESAEDVRITEAELEAGVEGLIEHSNETNNVSWETKIEEYVEDQYTLTRAQGKAIHVEAEASMLTDSPTINEDLEVAVTYHYTSNSLSIENTITVSATLGDALGETP, from the coding sequence ATGGTGATCGCGAACGCTCCGGGTGACGAGAGGACCGAGCGCGGCCAGCTCGTCCTCATCGGCGCGATCACGATCGCGTTCATCCTCCTCGGCGTGGTCGTCATCTTCAACGGGGTTCAGTACACGGAGACGGTGAATACAGGCGACGCAGGCGAGAGCGCAGAGGACGTACGGATCACCGAAGCCGAACTGGAAGCCGGAGTTGAAGGCTTAATTGAGCATTCTAATGAAACTAACAACGTAAGTTGGGAAACCAAGATTGAAGAATACGTCGAAGATCAGTACACTCTGACGCGGGCGCAGGGGAAGGCCATCCACGTCGAAGCCGAAGCGAGCATGCTCACTGACTCACCAACCATTAATGAAGATCTCGAGGTTGCAGTCACGTACCATTACACCTCAAATAGCCTCTCCATCGAGAACACGATAACAGTCAGTGCCACACTGGGCGATGCGCTGGGTGAGACACCTTGA
- a CDS encoding DUF7289 family protein, producing the protein MIRSDGRSTDRGVSEVVGFVIVFGLIIASVGVLYMTGFQAMGDFQQSEQQNNADFAMDALAENFNDIVRNDGVLERSGELNLREGTIQVESDGSIKHINVTKDGSDTDVLDDHLSNYDHDGIGAFTYEYEGTTVAYQGGAVVKVTPSGEITVRDPPMRCVDGVAVVSLVVVDGDERSLMAHGSQEVTANKIGTSVYQGSNVTIELGDSEYTQAWERSLESLGLKDKNECDQEHAVVRITSVDISYD; encoded by the coding sequence ATGATTCGGAGCGATGGCCGATCGACCGACCGCGGGGTGAGCGAAGTCGTCGGCTTCGTCATCGTCTTCGGCCTCATCATCGCCTCGGTGGGCGTGCTCTACATGACCGGCTTCCAGGCGATGGGCGACTTCCAGCAGTCAGAACAGCAAAACAACGCCGACTTCGCGATGGACGCGCTCGCGGAGAACTTCAACGACATCGTTCGCAACGACGGCGTTCTCGAACGCTCCGGGGAGTTGAATCTCAGAGAAGGGACCATCCAGGTCGAATCCGATGGTTCAATTAAACATATTAACGTAACTAAAGACGGCTCTGATACAGACGTACTCGACGACCACCTGAGTAACTACGACCACGATGGTATCGGGGCGTTCACCTACGAGTACGAGGGAACGACCGTCGCCTACCAGGGTGGAGCCGTCGTGAAGGTCACGCCGAGCGGGGAGATCACGGTTCGCGACCCGCCGATGAGGTGTGTCGACGGCGTCGCGGTCGTCTCGCTGGTCGTCGTCGACGGTGACGAGCGGTCGCTCATGGCTCACGGGAGCCAGGAGGTGACGGCGAACAAGATTGGGACGAGCGTCTATCAGGGAAGCAATGTCACTATCGAATTGGGTGACTCGGAATATACCCAGGCGTGGGAACGATCACTCGAATCGCTCGGACTCAAAGACAAGAATGAATGCGACCAAGAACACGCCGTCGTCAGGATAACCTCGGTCGACATCAGTTACGACTGA
- a CDS encoding DUF7266 family protein — translation MKFGRDDRAVSIAITHVLTVGITAVLISGLLIGAGSMLDTQREQSAEATLETIGERLAGEISGMDRMASENSESATIRTDHQRFASGSQYTVELRDSGCDIDEYPLVETSECLVLTSHGEDVNVAVPIADHVDVRENSSVTGGPIQVVWDDGITLEDQP, via the coding sequence TTGAAGTTTGGACGTGACGACCGTGCGGTCTCGATCGCCATCACGCACGTCCTGACGGTCGGAATTACGGCGGTGCTCATCTCCGGGCTGTTGATCGGCGCGGGCAGCATGCTCGACACTCAGCGAGAACAATCGGCCGAGGCGACACTCGAAACCATCGGGGAGCGCCTCGCCGGTGAGATTTCCGGCATGGATCGGATGGCTTCCGAAAATAGCGAGAGCGCGACGATCAGAACGGACCACCAGCGCTTCGCGTCGGGATCGCAGTACACCGTGGAGTTGCGAGACTCCGGTTGCGATATCGATGAGTATCCACTGGTCGAAACCAGCGAGTGTCTCGTTCTCACCTCCCACGGTGAGGACGTAAACGTCGCCGTCCCGATCGCAGATCACGTAGACGTACGAGAAAACTCGAGCGTTACCGGCGGACCGATCCAGGTCGTCTGGGACGACGGGATTACGCTGGAGGATCAGCCATGA
- a CDS encoding DUF7288 family protein has translation MRDRSPTTDERGQAFTLEGFVAAIVLLTAVLFALQAVVITPTTGGAVDRGVQAQAEQEVKDVVMTGAASDDLSKLVRYYDNESEEWIDATFGEDADFVYNNSAYANVSDFGYVLNTHFFEHGGNSYNVEYIYWEDENNRSTTDAVRMGGARGQGAVSASFTVTLYESQNLTVSGSNGPEESDETVTLEVAHDQYDYPIPPMEQADDSEVYNIVEVRVTVW, from the coding sequence ATGAGAGATCGAAGTCCAACGACCGACGAGCGTGGCCAGGCGTTTACGCTCGAAGGGTTTGTCGCGGCGATCGTTCTCCTGACGGCAGTGTTGTTCGCGCTGCAGGCCGTCGTGATCACGCCGACGACGGGTGGCGCGGTAGATCGCGGTGTACAGGCACAGGCCGAACAGGAGGTCAAAGACGTCGTGATGACCGGAGCGGCGAGTGACGACCTCTCGAAGCTGGTTCGGTACTACGACAACGAAAGCGAAGAGTGGATCGACGCGACGTTCGGTGAGGACGCAGACTTCGTCTACAACAACTCGGCGTATGCGAACGTGAGCGACTTCGGATACGTACTGAATACGCACTTTTTCGAACACGGAGGGAATTCGTACAACGTCGAGTACATCTACTGGGAGGACGAGAATAATCGATCGACGACCGACGCCGTCCGAATGGGTGGTGCCAGAGGACAGGGAGCCGTCTCTGCGAGTTTCACGGTTACGCTGTACGAATCGCAGAATCTGACCGTGTCCGGATCGAATGGCCCCGAAGAAAGCGATGAGACCGTCACCCTCGAAGTGGCACACGATCAATACGACTATCCCATTCCGCCGATGGAGCAAGCCGACGACTCCGAAGTGTACAACATCGTCGAAGTGCGGGTGACCGTATGGTGA
- a CDS encoding chemotaxis protein CheD — translation MKTYGTEPGVPDPVQVGISELAVSEGENTLKSYGLGSCLAIALYDPDTGIGGLAHTMLPDGDQAENSDIKPGKYADTAIRALLRRMVERGATYTDVEAKIAGGSDMFEFESFGDGVGKRNADAARAELEKLGVPLVSEDVGGNHGRTVEFTPGTGTLVIKSGNGENGVSEL, via the coding sequence ATGAAGACGTACGGAACTGAACCAGGAGTGCCAGACCCCGTCCAGGTAGGTATCTCCGAACTCGCCGTCAGCGAGGGTGAGAACACGTTGAAATCCTACGGTCTCGGGTCGTGTCTGGCGATCGCGCTATACGATCCGGATACTGGAATCGGGGGGCTCGCTCACACGATGTTACCGGACGGCGACCAGGCAGAAAACAGCGATATCAAACCGGGTAAATACGCCGATACGGCGATTCGTGCGTTGCTTCGGCGAATGGTGGAGCGGGGCGCGACCTACACGGACGTCGAGGCGAAAATTGCCGGCGGAAGCGATATGTTTGAATTCGAAAGCTTCGGCGACGGCGTCGGAAAGCGCAACGCCGACGCCGCTCGTGCGGAACTCGAGAAACTCGGCGTACCACTCGTTTCTGAGGACGTCGGTGGAAATCACGGCAGGACAGTGGAGTTTACACCGGGAACTGGAACGCTCGTCATCAAGAGCGGTAACGGAGAAAACGGAGTGAGCGAGTTGTGA
- a CDS encoding CheR family methyltransferase → MSDDAFASILSYVESNLGFATSHYNDSYLDRRISSRIRRTGCDGYAEYDELIREDAEEQTALLDSLSINVTGFFRNPDVWDGIRDVLAILSRSNDSVHVWSAACADGREAYSLSMLAHADPEIDESKLYVLGTDISEPALETARSGVYQQSRTTDISDQLSYLDAFDRYVECRGKDTFEVRAPVRENVTFERHDLINDEPKSGFDLVICRNLFIYIDPAYKGSMLETIGKSLRQEGFLVIGKAETIPPQLKSSFSIHDGRLRIYRFEPTEQSQLNLR, encoded by the coding sequence GTGAGCGACGATGCGTTCGCGTCGATTCTCTCGTACGTCGAATCCAATCTCGGCTTCGCGACGAGCCACTACAACGATAGTTACCTCGATCGGCGAATCTCGTCTCGTATTCGTCGAACCGGTTGTGACGGATACGCCGAGTACGACGAGCTAATTAGAGAGGACGCCGAGGAACAGACGGCGCTACTCGATTCGCTTTCGATCAACGTAACCGGGTTCTTTCGCAACCCAGACGTCTGGGACGGCATTCGTGATGTCCTTGCGATCCTATCGCGTTCGAACGATTCCGTTCACGTCTGGTCAGCGGCTTGTGCGGACGGCAGAGAGGCGTACTCACTCTCAATGCTCGCCCACGCCGACCCCGAGATCGACGAGTCGAAACTGTACGTTCTCGGAACCGATATCAGTGAACCGGCGCTCGAAACCGCTCGAAGCGGTGTGTATCAACAATCGCGAACGACGGACATCAGCGATCAACTCTCGTATCTAGACGCGTTCGATCGATACGTCGAGTGTCGTGGAAAAGACACGTTCGAAGTTCGAGCTCCCGTCCGTGAGAACGTCACCTTCGAACGACACGACCTCATCAACGACGAGCCGAAGTCGGGATTCGATCTGGTCATCTGTCGGAATCTGTTTATCTACATCGATCCGGCGTACAAGGGATCGATGCTGGAGACGATCGGTAAGTCGCTCAGGCAGGAGGGATTCCTGGTGATCGGAAAGGCGGAGACGATTCCGCCACAATTGAAATCGTCGTTTTCGATCCACGACGGACGGTTACGTATCTACCGATTCGAACCCACAGAGCAGTCACAGCTCAACCTCAGATGA